A part of Yoonia rosea genomic DNA contains:
- a CDS encoding EF-Tu C-terminal domain-related protein produces the protein TKFEAEAYILTKEEGGRHTPFFANYRPQFYFRTTDVTGTVVLPEGTEMVMPGDNLKFNVELIAPIAMEDGLRFAIREGGRTVGAGVVSKIVE, from the coding sequence ACAAAGTTCGAGGCAGAGGCCTATATTCTGACCAAGGAAGAGGGTGGTCGTCACACACCATTCTTCGCGAACTACCGTCCACAGTTCTACTTCCGGACCACTGACGTGACCGGCACAGTTGTTCTGCCCGAAGGCACCGAAATGGTGATGCCTGGCGACAACCTGAAGTTCAACGTCGAGCTGATCGCACCGATCGCGATGGAAGACGGCCTGCGCTTTGCGATCCGCGAAGGCGGCCGCACCGTCGGCGCCGGTGTTGTATCAAAGATTGTTGAATAA
- a CDS encoding CatB-related O-acetyltransferase, whose amino-acid sequence MTFPTPETRNPVILPDGNAHEGTVFLSAAVDHPRFEIGDYTYASAHKPPDDWALHLAPYLYAFSPEKLRIGKFCQLADGVTFITSSANHRYDGFSTFPFMIFTGAGPDGPSMPEPGPDTIVGNDVWIGQGATILPGARIGNGVIVAAGAVVGGHIPDYAIVRGNPAQISRMRFDDETIAALLGIAWWDWEIDRIVTQEATIVGADLAKLRSGTA is encoded by the coding sequence ATGACCTTTCCAACCCCCGAAACCCGAAATCCGGTTATTCTGCCTGACGGCAACGCACACGAAGGCACCGTCTTTCTTTCCGCGGCTGTTGATCATCCGCGGTTCGAGATTGGCGACTACACTTATGCCAGCGCGCATAAGCCGCCCGATGATTGGGCGCTCCATCTCGCGCCCTACCTCTATGCGTTTTCGCCCGAGAAGCTTCGGATCGGGAAATTTTGCCAGTTGGCGGATGGTGTCACTTTCATCACCTCTTCCGCGAACCACCGCTACGATGGATTCTCGACGTTTCCCTTTATGATTTTCACTGGAGCAGGTCCGGACGGCCCTTCCATGCCTGAACCCGGCCCCGATACAATTGTCGGCAATGACGTTTGGATCGGCCAAGGCGCTACCATTCTGCCCGGTGCCCGGATTGGCAACGGCGTGATCGTTGCGGCGGGTGCAGTTGTGGGCGGACATATCCCCGACTACGCGATTGTCAGGGGCAACCCCGCGCAAATCAGCAGGATGCGGTTTGACGATGAGACGATTGCAGCCTTGCTTGGGATTGCGTGGTGGGATTGGGAGATCGACAGGATTGTTACCCAAGAGGCCACGATTGTCGGCGCTGACTTGGCCAAGCTTCGGAGCGGTACCGCGTAA
- a CDS encoding lysophospholipid acyltransferase family protein, with protein MSLRRRIEKSERFVNAVGRLVLLYLNLVQRTTRWQSEGVDELRAAMAEGPVLLVMWHSRLMMIAHHWPVESGSLSSLHDTSPIARVVGAVHQLSGLRPMKMSAKVSNIVASRTVLKRVKDGVSIGLTADGPRGPALQLKDPPLEWARATGLPIFCYAFSTTRQRRAQSWDRLLIPRPFSKGAYVFARFPKKVPRKPDAAELENLREEIARFIDANTARADAMIDLPHGP; from the coding sequence ATGTCACTGCGCAGACGCATCGAGAAATCCGAACGGTTCGTGAACGCCGTTGGACGTTTGGTGTTGCTCTATCTCAATCTGGTACAGCGCACGACACGGTGGCAGTCCGAGGGCGTTGACGAATTGCGTGCCGCAATGGCGGAAGGGCCTGTCCTGCTCGTAATGTGGCACAGCCGGCTCATGATGATCGCGCATCACTGGCCCGTTGAAAGCGGATCACTCTCGAGTTTGCATGATACCTCACCAATCGCGCGGGTCGTCGGGGCGGTTCACCAGCTGTCGGGGCTGCGCCCGATGAAAATGTCCGCCAAGGTTTCAAATATCGTGGCGTCACGCACTGTGCTGAAGCGCGTGAAGGACGGCGTGAGCATCGGGCTGACAGCTGATGGTCCCCGTGGGCCTGCATTGCAGTTAAAGGATCCGCCGCTTGAATGGGCGCGCGCAACAGGGTTGCCGATTTTCTGCTACGCTTTTTCAACCACCCGTCAGCGACGCGCGCAGTCATGGGATAGGTTACTGATACCAAGGCCATTCAGCAAAGGCGCCTATGTTTTCGCCCGCTTTCCCAAAAAGGTACCACGCAAGCCGGACGCGGCCGAATTGGAAAATCTCCGTGAGGAGATCGCCCGTTTCATCGACGCCAATACCGCGCGTGCAGATGCGATGATTGATCTGCCGCACGGCCCCTAA
- the secE gene encoding preprotein translocase subunit SecE translates to MALANPVKFIQEVRSEVGKVVWPTRREVVMTTIMVFIMAALTAIFFFLVDLLIRTGLNGVLTYFGS, encoded by the coding sequence ATGGCACTCGCCAATCCCGTTAAGTTCATCCAGGAAGTCCGTTCAGAGGTGGGCAAAGTCGTATGGCCGACCCGCCGTGAAGTGGTGATGACCACGATCATGGTGTTCATTATGGCGGCGCTGACGGCGATCTTTTTCTTTCTGGTCGATCTGCTGATCCGGACAGGTCTGAATGGCGTTCTGACTTACTTTGGCAGCTAA